In a single window of the Maniola jurtina chromosome 4, ilManJurt1.1, whole genome shotgun sequence genome:
- the LOC123864447 gene encoding microsomal glutathione S-transferase 1-like, translated as MVPVSIAEPAVRSYIIYSSVLALKVLGMSVLTAMVRHKRKVFANEEDAKSVRGIVKFDDPDVERTRRAHLNDLENIPAFWVLGALYLTTGPSTELATLLFRVFTAGRILHTIVYAVKPLPQPARAIAFGIPYLINWFMGLRIVSHYMGAL; from the coding sequence ATGGTGCCTGTGTCCATCGCTGAGCCCGCAGTGCGGTCTTACATCATTTACTCGAGTGTTTTAGCCCTGAAAGTGTTGGGTATGTCAGTGTTAACAGCAATGGTTCGACACAAGAGAAAAGTGTTCGCAAATGAAGAGGATGCTAAATCGGTCCGAGGAATTGTAAAATTCGACGATCCCGACGTAGAGAGAACCCGACGCGCTCATTTAAATGATTTGGAGAATATACCGGCGTTCTGGGTGCTCGGTGCTTTGTATTTGACCACAGGACCTTCCACCGAGTTGGCTACCCTTCTGTTCAGAGTGTTCACAGCTGGTCGGATCCTACACACGATTGTTTATGCTGTGAAGCCATTGCCTCAGCCGGCGCGCGCTATTGCATTTGGAATTCCATATCTTATCAATTGGTTTATGGGTTTGAGAATTGTTTCTCATTACATGGGCgcattataa
- the LOC123864444 gene encoding microsomal glutathione S-transferase 1-like: MAAIELSNPTVQSYIIYSAILALKLLAVGTLTSLVRMGKGIFSNPEDAKAFKGKVKLDDPIVERTRRAHLNDLENIPAFWILGALYLTTAPAAAWATLLFRVYTVCRVIHTLVYAVIPLPQPARGIAYMVPYIIKWYMGVQVILYYLSAL, translated from the coding sequence ATGGCTGCAATAGAGTTATCGAACCCAACAGTTCAATCGTATATTATATACTCGGCGATATTAGCGTTGAAATTATTGGCCGTGGGGACTCTGACATCTCTGGTGCGAATGGGAAAAGGAATTTTTTCGAATCCTGAAGATGCTAAGGCTTTTAAAGGGAAGGTGAAACTGGATGACCCTATAGTGGAAAGAACACGTCGTGCTCATCTCAACGATTTGGAAAACATTCCTGCATTTTGGATTTTGGGAGCATTGTACTTGACCACTGCACCGGCAGCGGCGTGGGCTACATTACTATTTCGAGTGTATACAGTGTGTCGGGTCATTCACACGTTGGTGTACGCCGTTATCCCATTGCCTCAGCCGGCTCGAGGAATTGCATACATGGTGCCGTATATTATTAAATGGTATATGGGAGTCCAGGTTATCTTGTACTATTTATCGGCTCTGTAG
- the LOC123864446 gene encoding microsomal glutathione S-transferase 1-like: MVPISLVEPAVRSYIVYSGILALKVLGMAVLTGRVRYRKKVFANPEDTKTTKGVVKFDDPDVERVRRAHLNDLENIPAFWLLGALYLTTGPSAELATLLFRVFTAGRIIHTIVYAVKPLPQPARAIAYGIPYLINWFMGVRIVSYYITAL, translated from the coding sequence atggtgCCTATATCGTTAGTTGAACCCGCTGTACGATCTTACATCGTATACTCCGGTATTTTGGCGCTTAAGGTGCTGGGAATGGCAGTGTTGACTGGAAGAGTTCGGTACAGGAAAAAAGTGTTCGCAAATCCGGAGGACACCAAAACGACTAAAGGAGTTGTAAAATTCGACGATCCTGACGTCGAGAGAGTTCGACGCGCGCATCTGAACGACTTGGAGAATATTCCAGCGTTTTGGCTACTCGGTGCATTGTACCTGACTACAGGGCCCTCCGCCGAATTGGCTACTCTTCTGTTCAGAGTGTTTACGGCTGGTCGGATAATACACACGATTGTTTACGCCGTCAAACCCTTGCCCCAGCCGGCGCGAGCTATCGCTTACGGTATTCCTTATCTTATCAATTGGTTTATGGGAGTGCGCATTGTGTCTTATTATATAACCGCTCTATAA